In one window of Dissulfurirhabdus thermomarina DNA:
- the rplT gene encoding 50S ribosomal protein L20, translated as MPRVKRGFKARRRRRKILLMAKGNRGARRRCFKQAKETVEKGLCYAYRDRRAKKRNFRRLWIVRINAACRANDLSYSRFIGGLNKAGVRIDRKILADLAVTDATAFSTLAGMAKDA; from the coding sequence ATGCCACGAGTGAAGAGAGGTTTCAAGGCCCGCCGCCGTCGGCGCAAGATCCTTTTGATGGCCAAGGGGAACCGGGGGGCCCGCCGCCGGTGTTTCAAGCAGGCCAAGGAGACCGTGGAGAAGGGTCTCTGCTACGCCTACCGCGACCGGCGGGCCAAGAAACGCAACTTCCGCCGCCTCTGGATCGTGCGGATCAACGCGGCCTGCCGCGCCAACGACCTGTCCTACAGCCGCTTCATCGGGGGGCTGAACAAGGCGGGGGTCCGCATCGACCGCAAGATCCTGGCCGATCTCGCCGTCACGGATGCCACCGCCTTCTCCACCCTGGCCGGCATGGCCAAAGATGCGTGA